TATTCTCCTCAATgctaaaatttcgaaattaatacataaaattaatattttccaaaatcaaaaataaaacttagtaaatataaataagattaaaaaattaataattttagtaCATACTAGCCATATGTAGTATAAATAAAACATTGAGTTTCTTTTCTTCATAAGTAAAACATAAAGTAACCTTGCATATTAGTTTGCTTTTACTGTTTAGCAAGACATTCAATTATAGTTTTTAATGGTATTACTCTTATATTTTTAATCTATACTATTAAAACTTCTACTtccaaataaaatattacaaattataatttcaaaaattgttTATACAACATAAATGCGTCTATCTCATTCTTATAAAATCCATTTTACGAGTATTAGTGTTCCCTTTAAGCATACAAATAATTTTGACATATTACTAGTAaccaataaaattatataatctataatttttttaaacagaaaTATTTGTCATTAACTATTACTATAAACTAAAAAGTTTATGTTATACGATTAAAACTctttaaataattatcattttatcTTCTATCATCGAGCATATTAGCTCTTAATAAAAAAACCAATATCTATAGCAATATCAATCATGCAGTTATTGACATTAAATTTATATAGTTACATAGTTAATTTCATTacataaaattcaattttctacCTGTATGAAAGAAATTTAGATCATAGGACGGCCATGTTATTTTATCAACTATTgctcaaataaaattatattttgtcAGTATTAgattttataactttataactaagtatataatttatattggTAACTTATATTGAAATAGATTGAATTAGTGCAAATTATTTTTTCACAATATAGTCACAATTCAGTCAGTATACTGTTccaatgtataaaatattagagTCTATTATTTTCGTTTGTCTCATATCTAAATCTACAATCTACTAACATCAATTACattcatataaatatttattatttctgtatattgtctacgaagaaaggaagaaatagtATCAGTCATATTTTGCTGTATCTCCGAACTCTATTGTTTCTTATTAAATGTTACTAGAATAGCcctaaaaatatttcaacagtACTTTTTTCTATGATATTAGTAACATATTTACAGACATAAAAATGTTTACAAAATGACAAATATTAATTCTGTAACATCTTTTCTTAGATATTAAAATGTTCGGAGATATTGTATacataattatcatacaatagtTAATTAATTACGACGAAAGTTGTTAGTCCTTTTTTTGTATAATGCACGTATAATTTACTGGTTAAATTTTGGGGTTTAATGCTCATTGTATTTATATTGTACATTATTTTAAGAAAAATCTTAGTACAAAAAAGTAATCTGACAAATTCTTACTTCAAATTCTTATCATATTTAACCACATTCCATAGAAAGCTGAAAAATTCTGGAAAATCTTTGCATCTACTTACCAATGCtagaatatatgtataacacaatacatttgaattttaaagaaaacaCCTTTGTTCTAGGAGACCACACATGTAGATTGTGAAGTAGCATTTTCCATATTATTGAGGTTACTATAACTACCTCGAAAATTTACATCTTCCACTTTTAGCGATAATTCATGTGATCGGTCTTCATCTAACGGAGCAGTTGCTGAAGTATGACTAATAGATGAATGGCGGGATCGAGATAAAGTTCCTCGTTGATTACTACCTGCCGATGGAGCTGGACTAGGAGAAGGACTCTCTGGTATTTGCTCTTGTTCTTGTTGTTGTTTTGTTACAATTAGTCTGTTTAGCAAAGAAATCTGACCTTGGATACCTGACATGAAAGGTTTATATCCTAAACTGAAACGCAAATTTAATTTCTcctataattttttaaactacTTTTGTTTTAAACACACATGTTGTTGATATAATACATACCACTCAGAATGAGACCATTTCGTTAATGTAAGAAGACCGTCTCTTAAATTAATTACAGAATCAAATGTTTGCATAGGAGCATGTGCTGCTCTGATAGTTCTAGCCATAGCAGGTGCATCACGTAAAACAGTTGCTAATACTGCAGCCCATCCTAAGCAACCACCTTccaaaaataattgtaaaagatATCTAAGTTGCACTTCTGCACGACTTATCGGTGCACAAAGTGAAGCGTTATGAACTTCCGTTTGTTCTACCGGATCTGCTGAAACCCAACATACTGTTCCCACTCCAGTTCCAACAATTGATTCGGTATCATCTCTCCAAATAGTACTGCTATCACTAAGAACGCTATTAGCATCTATAAAACggaaacaaaatttatttttgcttaatttaaaatgattttaaattttgattaaatttatgtaataaGATGATGCAAATACCATGTAACATGTTAGCTGTTAACTTAGTTTCAGTAGCAGGAAATTGTGTTTCTAAACTTGCAACAGGAGATATTAATGTAGTATAAGGTGGTCTTCCACTTGGTAAACTAGTATAACCACTATCAGGCAAATCAACGACAAAACTAGAATTTAACGGTTGTTCATCTTCTGGACTTTCTAGACTGACCGATCTTATAGAACGTAGAGAGGTAAGGCTAGatcttcgaaacttttgtaaagTTGGAAGAGATAGCACGGGATAAGCAAATGAAAAATCTTCATGCACTGCTTttaacgttacaatgtaatcaTCTATTTTCGCTGCTCTATCGCGTTCTCTGGCAAACCATGTAACTAAATGAAAATCTAATCGTGCAGCAAATCTGCCTAAATCTGCGAGCCGCTTTGCTGAAAGTAATCGACGGGCATGACGTTGTAGGATTACGTCAATGAAAAATTCTTCGGCTGAACCTTCTCTAAAAAGTAATAAACACTTTATTTTAATACTGTCTGCATATTTTAACAGTTTTGATCAAAATCTATATtagaatttaatttcaataattaaaaCATACTTGCTATCGGCCTTTTCAGTTTTAGGAGTGTTTGTAGGTACAGATTTTTTTCGTCTCATAACGACGTTTCTAGTCTTTTCAAGCATTGAAGACGGAGCTATATCTTTGGCTACTGAATCAGATTGTACTTTAGGCGTTATAGTAGTACTGTAACTTCGACTTCTTGAAACTTGCATAGTCCCTAATACTAAAGATAAGTCATCTTCATGAGGTGAGAGTGGCGGAGTTTGAGGAGGTCCGCCTAATTTTGATGTTCCGCCCCAAGATGTTCTTGGTGATTCCACGTCGTTTGGatcttataaaaagaaaaacaaacatataaaaataataaaagcgGTATAAGCACAACAAATTTTTTATGTTACCAATCGCTCTAAGGAAGCGAACAAGATCTTTTGACAGCTCCCATCTTCCTTGTTCCAGAGCAGCGTCCAATAATAAAGTAGCATGTTGCCGACTAACGGTTGAAGGTTCTAggttttgtaaaattattaaatagctAGCAGCAGTATCAAGCTGTTGACGTTGTAAACAATCTTGCAATAATTTCTTAGGTGGCCCAGCAACAGAAAATAAATAAGGCCATAGTGCTATTTCAGTCTTTCTAGCGCATTGTACAACTGCTCTAGCCCATACTCCTGGAAATTCACGGATGAATTCCACCACAGAAGGCAGTTGAGCATCTGGGATTGGTTCTTTACTAGTTGCTTCTTCTTCCAGTACCTCATGAAGTAAAAGCTCTAATGAATGTGGAAAGTATGGCAGTCCAGAGCACGAACGAGCAATTTCCCAAGCATGATATCCTAAATTGCGGTGAATAAGTTGTCGCAATATTTGATGGAGATAGACTTGACTCTGCAATTAAAATGACGACAATTTTTAACTAGAAGGAAATATTCTAATGATATTACACTTACTGTAAGTTCTAATAGACTGAATGGCAACGAAAATGGGGAGTTAGTATCCGAAGTAAAAAGTACTGTGTCATTCTCTGCACCCAATAAAATGGCATCCTCAAATAATATAGCCAATGGATAAATACGTAAATGGAAAGGTAACATTATTCTTTTGCTCATAAAAGTATGCGTTTTTTCTTGATGATTTCTTGGGAATAATGGAAGCCAAACACGCATGCCATGAGCACCGCAAAATAACCATAGAGCTTCTGTTAAATGAGGTTTATCTCTTCTTGATCTCCATGGTACCCAAACATTTTCTACATAAGAAGCTAATACTGTTGGAGCACTACACGTAAATAgctgtaaaatataataaagttagaagaaaattctttaaattaagtacagaaatattatttacatacaACTTCTGGAGTATCAGTACAGTGTTCCCGTTGAACCATAAGAAGACGCCCAGATACGTTCAACAGAAGACTTTCAGGATGTGGATGACTCCCAGCAGTTTCTGCACGTATAGTGGTTAAAGTGGCACTTACAACACAAGCAGGATGAACACAAAGTCCACTGATATCTACAGTTTGCAATCTCGTTAATTCTATACTTCCTGCATCTAAAACAATAACGTTTTaaaacaatttctttacctgtaATTCATAATGTTATTTTCCCTTGTTTATTCTTACTTACCACTATTGCTTTCTATTACCATGTCATAAATGCTAATTTGTGCATTAGCACAAAACGTTAAGAGCCTGTCTTTTAATGTATTGAGCAGTAATACCTGTGATGGCATTCTAACAGTTCTAACGTAATTATTATCCAAACGTGTATCACGTGGATATATTCTAACTTCGTCTTTATCATCTAATATTGAATAACTACTGGCTATCAAGAAACCTCGATGCCATAATAACCCTCCagttacaataaaatctcgCTCTTGTGTTTCATTACCAAAAAGTTTCCATTTACGTGAAGGTAAAGAATAATGAGCTAGTCCTGTGCGTCCAGCTACAGCTATACTCATACCTTCATTATCAATAGCAGTatactataaaaaatatacatttaataacatatatatagtGTGTTACTGTATAAAAATTTTGGCAATCTACACATAACATGTGGAACTAAATACCCTTATTGGCCAATTGGCACCACTGTATGCAATAGGAATAGGAACAACTAGCCATTGCTTACAACCTGCAAGTGTCTGTGTTATGGAATCATTAGGAATTTCACTACCAATATGAAAAGTTGAAATATTTGTGGAAACTCCACTACCAAGATTTAAATATAATCTATCTTCGCCTTGTAAATACAAATGTCCATGATGACCCTATATAAAAATTCATTGTTATTCATCAGTGTTACTAATAAAAGATAGAAATTATGGAAATACGTGTTTTGAATATGTACCATACAAGGATTAATAGTTAGAGGACTTTTTACAAAATCTAACTGTATTAAAGAACATTTTAAATTAGCTTCCTCAATTCCATTTTCTTCAACCAAAGAAGGAATTGGAGACTCTCTTAACATCCAAAGCTGATAGCCTTCGGCAGACCATtcctaatatatataaaatcaagttaaataaaatgtatttaaataataccaagaactaatattataaaatcatatatacatatatagtagtTAATTCACTAACCATTGTGTGGATATGTAAAGGATTATCATGTGTTAAGTCTACTCTTAAACCATAATCCCATTTTAAACTACAAAGTAGTAGAGCTCCAAATGTACTCCATATTGCTAGGCCACCACCTTCCCAAGCTAGTGCAATGGCACAACTATCAGGAGTCCACCTTAAACATCTTACACGGCCTGGCCTTCCTGGATAATCTTTTGAGGATAAACTTAATGTATGTGACATTTCTAAACTTCCTGTGGTTTCATCAACATAGTACACTACACCTTCAGAACtaataaaatatacattataaattacataaattgattttaaaagacgaaaatttgtaaagaaagCATACTTTTGCCTTCCAATTGCAATAAGACGATATTTATGATTTACAGCAGCACAGGTAGCATCGTCAACATCCCTAGCCCAAATTCCTTGTACTTGCTAAAAAAATAATACTAATGTAAATTATTTgtctacatatattaacaaTAATTGACGTACATTAGGATCAAATTTTAATGACTGTGCTGTGAGAAATGCTGCTTTGCCAGTGTTTAATACAATTGCAAATCCACCAACTAAAGGAGAATATTCAATATCGGTGACAAACACATTGTTTTCAGTAAGTGGTATAGCTACAGTAGATATTTGTTGATCTACACTAAATGGTATTCTTCTTAGGTCAAGAGAATAATCTCGATTTACTGTACCATCCCACTTATGACGTATTACATGACTTGTTTTTGTGGCTACCATAAGCTCATCACGTATACAAACTAAAGAACTGATTCCACCATCTATCCAAGCTGATTTTTCCTAAATAAAAAAAGTTtttcttataaattatttaatctacgaatgaaaaatatatttgtatatttacttACAAATGTCAAAACTAAAGAAGGGATAACTTCTTTAATAAAAAGTTCAGCACTATCCCTTTTTAAGCTCGTAACTGGAGAGTCTCTTTGTTCGTAGAGACCCCTTCCCTCTGGACTGGTATCTTGCaaacgataaaataaaagataactGTCTGATGTCTAAAAACAAATTAACAATATAAGATTCTTCCTTGcgatataatttaatttgttaCACAATTTTTCATACCGCAATAACCACCATACTGGAGTCTGGCCTCCATTGTACGAAAATATTGTCACCGTGTTTCTTTAAAGAATCTGTAGTTCGTCTGATGAACACAATGGGCACACATGGCtatatgaaaaattaatattttataataaattatatagttGTACTAAAGGAATACATATCTTTTACAACATTATTTGAGAAGAAACTGTCAATGAACATacataataaatgaaaaatataaataacaaacATACGTAaggtaaaattataataaacataAACTATTATACAACaattatatcaaaatatttcaatataaatgaaataaaattgctaaatataaatattatttattacaaatacAATTCATAAATAAAGAAAGATGCTTTTCATATTCGATATTATGCATTATAGAGGACtatgattttattttttaggacatttataataaaattacaatattacatttataataCATGCCTTACAATACCAGATGGTAAGAGTATCCGTCGTTAAGACAGCAAAAAGTATTTTATCTCTATTGCAAACAACCGCAGTTATTTTTTCTGGTTCTGTAGTATTTAGAACCCGTGGCCATCCAATAGGAAAAAACATGATTTAGCCTTAGGATTGTTCCTTTTTTACGTTCACATTCCTGTTATGTTTAAGTCGTCTTTTGATTTCATTCTTTGCCTCGAAGAATCTGACAAGTAAACACGTTCTAACCTCACCATTTTATACGAAGCATACATACTAGGTTTCTCATTTCTCATGTAACGAAGCGAAGTGAAGCTTTTTGGCATCCACGTAGCCTAAAGCCTATAAGTATGAAAACTCATTATTCGCACTACTTATCTAAATGGCGATGTCAACCCATTTACAATCCCTATGTTATGTGTAATCTCTATTTTAGATACATATTTGAATGCATACGTGTTTCTCATGTGATTTGTATACAATAATTAACATAAATGTATATAAGCAAAAAAAGTGAATGGCGTAACTtaggtatacatatatacatatatacatatatatatgtttaatttaaaaaaaaattagtaTTTTGCACATAAAAAATCGAATTATTCGAAAATATATGgtttaaaacaatataaattaaaatatacaatatgcgtatacttgtatatatatatttggaaacagttaaattatttaattttttaaaatccaaaataaattaaaaataattatatagaaaGATCCTCGTTTTATTGTAAAAAGTTTTAATTATTCCGTTACTAATTTGTATTTGTATgatattgtatatacatatatatgtatgttataAGCACGATACTTACTAAAATTTGGTTCCAAActaatatttagaaaaataatgttttaaatctttttttaaatatataagaaTGTCTAAAATtaagaacaaataaaataattattaatttatttatagattTAATATGAGTACGATATAGAGTGATCGAAATCTGATACAAAACTGGTACAACTGAAAAATTGTTATACCAATATATTTGTTCTAGAATGTTTACACAATTAACATTTATCATGAATATTCTTATAATACTCTTAAATAATCAGATTCAGATGCATTGCTGATTGAGTATCACGAACAGTATAAGAACGCGTCTGTCTAGCACAGGTATATTCTACTTACTCGCGGTTTCGAAGTCTGTACATTATTCGTCAATATCACAGAACCTCAGATCGAACATTTTTATGTAAGGCTTCATACGACTTTCGCCTACCCTTACAGTAAAATCGACGCTTATCACAAATAACATTATTGTTGTAATactattatttacatattttctagGCACAAACCTCTTatcaataatataatatgtaatccAGACAAATAGAGTTCACATAAATATCTTTAAACATACTCATTTTCGGCGGTTATAGGCAGCCTTTATAAGAGTTCGAAATCATTTCGTAAGATGGAATGGAACCATGAATTTCAAAGAGGGTATTAAATCTTTCATACATATATAAGATGTAGATCGCTGTAAATGACAATTTTTGTTAAAACTCTCTAATGCTATATCAAAAacaatacatatatgaaaaatatGCAATCCGTCTATAAATGCAAATAACGTCATccagtaatatatatatacaactaataaaatacattaaacCATGGTAAATACACTTGTACATTAACCAACGTTTTTGTACATCATCAATTACTTTACTTAATTTCAAGTAAACGACTGATTGTACTCCAGAGATCTCTTGTATAAAAGTCGTTAAAAAACATATACGTGTATGTAAATATATCTCTTGTTTAATCTATTGGAAAACACAGAGTTGGTCATTCAAAAAAGAGCAAGAAACAACGAATATATGTAACGGTCTATCTACGATAGAAATTCTCGAGAGTAATTGACGTCTAACAGGTGGGTTCCATTGGCGGCGGCATGGCGTTCATTTTGGGTGGTCGGCCAAATCCACGCGTTCCATCTGGTCCAGACGGCATTCTCGTCACATTCTCTGGAAGATGAGTCAATGCGATACCACTGTTGCTTCTGGGCCGACAATAGCTACCCTGTTCAGAACCGGAAGAACATAGAGACAGCCTCCTGGAACCTGCGTCAAAGGCTGAATCTCGGCTGCAGGCGGACAATCTTCTCAAAAATGGTCCGTAATCCGCGGACCCGCGGCGACTAGAATGATAACAAACACCACTGCACTCGGAGCCGGAACTCGAACAACAAGAGAAACGCCGATTCTCTTGATAATAGTAACTCGGCGGGAAAACTGGGTGACAGTAACCAGTCTCAGAACCGGAAGAGCAAGCGGAGTAACGTCTGCCAAAACTTCCGGTTTCGGAACCGGAGCCTGAACCGGAACAGGAAGACAAGCGACGTAGAATGAAACCGTTCTCTGAACCAGAGACAGAACAAGCGGACAACCGACGGGATAACCATGCATCTGGTGAGGGGGGTCCTGCAACAATAGCGTTATAGGGTGAGTTTTAAAAGATACAGAGGGagagaataattttttttaaccCTTAAGCAGTGAAACTGTTTAATGACCGaatatatatgatattaaaaaaatagtGCAAAATATAGATAATCTCAAATAATAATCGATAAACGATAGGACAGCAGGACTGTAGTACTTTACTTTTACTTAACTCTTACCTGACTTGTAGTAAAGTGTTAAGATATGTTGCATTCGAGTTACTTAGCTCAGAAATATAACAATAAGGGTTTGATTTATTTTACATTAACTTCTGTTAATGAGCGAAAAGTAATGAATGAATTATTGCACTGTATACAGTTAGCACAAtactttaaataatatattttttatatgaaaaaaATCTGAAGGAATGCACTGAAACATTTTGCTAATGATGCAGATAGCTGATGCAGGAATTTGATGAATCATTTTCTGTGCTTAAAACTAAGTAACTGTTCGTGATCAGTTTCTTATTAATAAATTTGGatagaattaatatttttcctTCGTAATTGTGTGTAATGCTTTAAGAATAAAAAGGATATATCTATAAAGTTATCTACCTCTCTTTAAAATATCGAATAAGATGAAAAATATACGAAACGAATAATCTATACTAAAGTAAGAGTAATATGTATTAGGTATAAGTATTCAAATTATGAGAGCCTCGAAAACTTCTACATCGCAAGAAACAGCATAGCAAATAAGTAATTTCCAAACCTTGGAACGGATGGCCCGGATAAGCGTGATACATTGGGTAACCATGAATGGGTTTCTTATGTCTGGCTCTTCCATCTTCTGTCTCGGATCCGCTGGCGCAACTCGAGGAGTTGTAAGCTTCCTCTTTGGTCAATCTTGTCAGGGCACTTTTCTTTGCTGGTTGTTGTTTCCTCTTCTTGTCGCTGGATTGTTGCAGCTCAAATACCTTGGCATCGCCCAAGGTCATTTGTAAGGCGGTACGAGCGGACGCTGAATCCGTGAACTCGACCATGGCGCACTCCTCGCTCGATGCCAATTCTGGCCTTTTGGCGATTGCTTGTCGCACCTGATAATTGATAGATTAAGCGATCGCTCCTATTAATTACGATTATCAAAGATTTTCTTTTCAAAAAAACGAATTTTATAAGTTTCTAACTCAATCTCAAGTTTCCTTCTTTCCCACTCTTTAAATCAACGTATCAACAATTAGAAGCGcgaaagataaaaaaagatGTTACCTCAGCTGGTGCTGGATGCCCAGGTCGAAGTACTCTAATGAGAGCGATCTCTCCACACGGCCTGAAGATTTCAGCCACAGATTCGACCGACAACTTCTCTACCGGGAGTCTCGCGGCTAATATCGTCCTCGATGGGGTGGTTTGATCGAAAGGTGGCAAAGGATCGACTCTTCGTAGCTTGGTACCCTGTGGATTTACTTGAAGTTTCTTTGATTTTGCCAAAGCAGCTCCAACGACCCGCCAATCTCTGCTTAGATGTTTTACTCGTTTGAAACTCGAGATAAGCTTCAGAGATACGTATCCTTCCTTGTTCCTTTTCACGTGTTTCAGGAGAAAAGCATCCTTCACGATGTTTTCGTCCGAGAAGTAAAATTCCACTTGCGCGCATATCTTCTCGGCCAATTCGTCGCTTGGTGGAACAAAGTCATCTTGAGTGGTTGTACTTACTTCGATCGATGTTGGCTGTTTCTGATCCTTTGGATCTCTAACGACattttcttccaaagaatctgCTCCCGAATCTGGATCGCAATTCTTCTGTTGCTCCATCGCATCGTTCACTTTTTTCTCATTGTCAGAACTTCCACTGTCTGATAAGTCGGCCTCTTCCCCTTTCGAGCCTCTTCGATCGAATGAAAGGCTCACGTCGCTGTCTACAGAGGAGATGCTTTCCCTCGTGTCGGATTTTTTCATCGGTGGTGGAGAAAACATCAAGTTGCTCACTTGATCCCTCGACTCTTGCTGAACATCCACCTCTTCCATGTTTGCGTTTCGACCCTCGACGATGAATCCCTGGATATCCAAGAGTCCAGTTGATTATATATACTGTATATTTGTCGACTTAATC
This portion of the Bombus affinis isolate iyBomAffi1 chromosome 1, iyBomAffi1.2, whole genome shotgun sequence genome encodes:
- the LOC126919733 gene encoding la-related protein 6; this encodes MEEVDVQQESRDQVSNLMFSPPPMKKSDTRESISSVDSDVSLSFDRRGSKGEEADLSDSGSSDNEKKVNDAMEQQKNCDPDSGADSLEENVVRDPKDQKQPTSIEVSTTTQDDFVPPSDELAEKICAQVEFYFSDENIVKDAFLLKHVKRNKEGYVSLKLISSFKRVKHLSRDWRVVGAALAKSKKLQVNPQGTKLRRVDPLPPFDQTTPSRTILAARLPVEKLSVESVAEIFRPCGEIALIRVLRPGHPAPAEVRQAIAKRPELASSEECAMVEFTDSASARTALQMTLGDAKVFELQQSSDKKRKQQPAKKSALTRLTKEEAYNSSSCASGSETEDGRARHKKPIHGYPMYHAYPGHPFQGPPSPDAWLSRRLSACSVSGSENGFILRRLSSCSGSGSGSETGSFGRRYSACSSGSETGYCHPVFPPSYYYQENRRFSCCSSSGSECSGVCYHSSRRGSADYGPFLRRLSACSRDSAFDAGSRRLSLCSSGSEQGSYCRPRSNSGIALTHLPENVTRMPSGPDGTRGFGRPPKMNAMPPPMEPTC
- the LOC126919589 gene encoding guanine nucleotide exchange factor subunit Rich — translated: MFFPIGWPRVLNTTEPEKITAVVCNRDKILFAVLTTDTLTIWYCKPCVPIVFIRRTTDSLKKHGDNIFVQWRPDSSMVVIATSDSYLLFYRLQDTSPEGRGLYEQRDSPVTSLKRDSAELFIKEVIPSLVLTFEKSAWIDGGISSLVCIRDELMVATKTSHVIRHKWDGTVNRDYSLDLRRIPFSVDQQISTVAIPLTENNVFVTDIEYSPLVGGFAIVLNTGKAAFLTAQSLKFDPNQVQGIWARDVDDATCAAVNHKYRLIAIGRQNSEGVVYYVDETTGSLEMSHTLSLSSKDYPGRPGRVRCLRWTPDSCAIALAWEGGGLAIWSTFGALLLCSLKWDYGLRVDLTHDNPLHIHTMEWSAEGYQLWMLRESPIPSLVEENGIEEANLKCSLIQLDFVKSPLTINPCMGHHGHLYLQGEDRLYLNLGSGVSTNISTFHIGSEIPNDSITQTLAGCKQWLVVPIPIAYSGANWPIRYTAIDNEGMSIAVAGRTGLAHYSLPSRKWKLFGNETQERDFIVTGGLLWHRGFLIASSYSILDDKDEVRIYPRDTRLDNNYVRTVRMPSQVLLLNTLKDRLLTFCANAQISIYDMVIESNSDAGSIELTRLQTVDISGLCVHPACVVSATLTTIRAETAGSHPHPESLLLNVSGRLLMVQREHCTDTPEVLFTCSAPTVLASYVENVWVPWRSRRDKPHLTEALWLFCGAHGMRVWLPLFPRNHQEKTHTFMSKRIMLPFHLRIYPLAILFEDAILLGAENDTVLFTSDTNSPFSLPFSLLELTSQVYLHQILRQLIHRNLGYHAWEIARSCSGLPYFPHSLELLLHEVLEEEATSKEPIPDAQLPSVVEFIREFPGVWARAVVQCARKTEIALWPYLFSVAGPPKKLLQDCLQRQQLDTAASYLIILQNLEPSTVSRQHATLLLDAALEQGRWELSKDLVRFLRAIDPNDVESPRTSWGGTSKLGGPPQTPPLSPHEDDLSLVLGTMQVSRSRSYSTTITPKVQSDSVAKDIAPSSMLEKTRNVVMRRKKSVPTNTPKTEKADSKEGSAEEFFIDVILQRHARRLLSAKRLADLGRFAARLDFHLVTWFARERDRAAKIDDYIVTLKAVHEDFSFAYPVLSLPTLQKFRRSSLTSLRSIRSVSLESPEDEQPLNSSFVVDLPDSGYTSLPSGRPPYTTLISPVASLETQFPATETKLTANMLHDANSVLSDSSTIWRDDTESIVGTGVGTVCWVSADPVEQTEVHNASLCAPISRAEVQLRYLLQLFLEGGCLGWAAVLATVLRDAPAMARTIRAAHAPMQTFDSVINLRDGLLTLTKWSHSECLGYKPFMSGIQGQISLLNRLIVTKQQQEQEQIPESPSPSPAPSAGSNQRGTLSRSRHSSISHTSATAPLDEDRSHELSLKVEDVNFRGSYSNLNNMENATSQSTCVVS